In one Cupriavidus taiwanensis genomic region, the following are encoded:
- a CDS encoding Na/Pi cotransporter family protein codes for MGVLLHLLSGVALLVWGTNIVKVGILRVYGANLRHVLSTSVSNRFTAFLAGLGVTGLVQSSNATAVIVSSFVGQGLIAVAPALAIMLGANVGTALMVQVFSLDLSWLSPLLIFVGVICHLTWKGSKPGHVGRVLIGLGLITLALELISIATRPVVQAAGVKVLFASLTGDAGLDMLVGAFLTILCYSSLAVVLFCGALASAGVVSIHVALALVLGANLGSGVSALLTTSGNNQPGKRVTLGNLLSRLLGCLIALPLLGQAEELLGLVDHEPQRLIVNFHLLFNVALAVLLLGATAPLARLCEKVLPGRNTGDSQVTPRHLDTAALSTPTLALSNAAREVLRIGDRIEQMLDNMLRVLRTNDAKLATATCRIDNEVDDLYTAIKLYLTRISLEALDERDGQRWTEIISLTINLEHAGDIIERILLDTKDKKIAHNLMFSEAGMQEIAEMHARLVANLRLGLSVFLNGDLKSAQALMAEKANFRELERKYARTHLQRVAVQTAESIETSSLHLDVISELKRLNSLFCATAYPVLEQAGVLNRSRMKEDDVPPVSTVEAARP; via the coding sequence ATGGGCGTTCTCCTTCACCTGCTATCGGGCGTTGCCCTGCTCGTCTGGGGCACCAACATCGTCAAGGTCGGCATCCTGCGCGTCTATGGCGCCAACCTGCGCCACGTACTGTCGACCAGCGTCTCCAACCGCTTCACCGCCTTCCTGGCGGGCCTGGGCGTCACCGGGCTGGTCCAGAGCAGCAACGCCACAGCGGTCATCGTCAGTTCCTTCGTCGGCCAGGGCCTGATCGCCGTGGCGCCGGCGCTGGCGATCATGCTGGGCGCCAACGTCGGCACCGCGCTGATGGTGCAGGTGTTTTCGCTGGACCTGTCGTGGCTGTCGCCGCTGCTGATCTTCGTCGGCGTGATCTGCCACCTGACCTGGAAGGGCAGCAAGCCCGGCCACGTCGGGCGCGTGCTGATCGGCCTGGGCCTGATCACGCTGGCGCTGGAACTGATCTCGATCGCGACCCGCCCGGTGGTGCAGGCCGCCGGCGTCAAGGTGCTGTTCGCCTCGCTGACCGGCGATGCGGGCCTGGACATGCTGGTCGGCGCGTTCCTGACCATCCTGTGCTATTCGAGCCTGGCCGTGGTGCTGTTCTGCGGCGCGCTGGCCTCGGCCGGGGTGGTGTCGATCCACGTGGCGCTGGCGCTGGTGCTGGGCGCCAACCTGGGCTCGGGGGTGTCGGCGCTGCTGACCACCTCGGGCAACAACCAGCCGGGCAAGCGCGTGACGCTGGGCAACCTGCTGTCGCGCCTGCTGGGCTGCCTGATCGCGCTGCCGCTGCTGGGCCAGGCCGAGGAACTGCTGGGGCTGGTCGACCATGAGCCGCAACGGCTGATCGTCAACTTCCACCTGCTGTTCAACGTTGCGCTGGCGGTGCTGCTGCTCGGCGCCACCGCGCCGCTGGCGCGTTTGTGCGAAAAGGTGCTGCCCGGGCGCAATACCGGCGACAGCCAGGTCACGCCGCGCCATCTCGACACCGCGGCGCTGTCCACGCCCACGCTGGCGCTGTCCAATGCCGCGCGCGAGGTGCTGCGCATCGGTGACCGCATCGAGCAGATGCTGGACAACATGCTGCGCGTGCTGCGCACCAACGATGCCAAGCTGGCCACCGCCACCTGCCGCATCGACAACGAGGTCGACGACCTCTACACCGCGATCAAGCTCTACCTGACCCGCATCAGCCTGGAAGCGCTGGACGAGCGCGACGGCCAGCGCTGGACCGAAATCATCTCGCTGACGATCAACCTGGAGCATGCGGGCGATATCATCGAGCGCATCCTGCTCGATACCAAGGACAAGAAGATCGCCCACAACCTGATGTTCTCCGAGGCCGGCATGCAGGAGATCGCCGAAATGCATGCGCGCCTGGTGGCCAACCTGCGGCTGGGCTTGTCGGTGTTTCTCAATGGCGACCTCAAGAGCGCGCAGGCGCTGATGGCGGAGAAGGCGAACTTCCGCGAGCTGGAGCGCAAGTACGCGCGTACCCATCTGCAGCGTGTCGCGGTGCAGACCGCGGAAAGCATCGAGACCAGTTCGCTGCATCTCGACGTGATCAGCGAGCTGAAGCGGCTGAACTCGCTGTTCTGCGCCACCGCCTATCCGGTGCTGGAGCAGGCCGGCGTGCTCAACCGCAGCCGTATGAAGGAAGATGATGTGCCGCCCGTATCGACCGTAGAGGCAGCGCGGCCCTGA
- a CDS encoding single-stranded DNA-binding protein — MASVNKVILVGNLGADPETRYMPSGDAVTNLRLATTDRYKDKQSGEMKEATEWHRVAMFGKLAEIAAQYLRKGSSVYIEGRIRTRKWQDQSGQDKYSTEIVADQMQMLGSRQGGGGGGGEEGGYGGGGGGGGYSRESSGGGYGGGRGAQGGGGQQGGAARRPQQPASNGFEDMDDDIPF, encoded by the coding sequence ATGGCATCGGTCAACAAAGTCATTCTCGTCGGCAACCTCGGCGCAGACCCGGAAACGCGCTACATGCCCAGCGGCGACGCCGTCACCAACCTGCGCCTGGCCACCACCGACCGCTACAAGGACAAGCAGTCCGGCGAGATGAAGGAAGCCACCGAATGGCATCGCGTCGCGATGTTCGGCAAGCTGGCCGAAATCGCCGCGCAGTACCTGCGCAAGGGCTCGTCGGTCTATATCGAGGGCCGCATCCGAACCCGCAAGTGGCAGGACCAGTCCGGCCAGGACAAGTATTCCACCGAGATCGTCGCCGACCAGATGCAGATGCTGGGTTCGCGCCAGGGCGGTGGCGGCGGTGGCGGCGAGGAAGGCGGCTACGGCGGCGGCGGTGGTGGCGGCGGTTATAGCCGCGAATCGTCGGGCGGCGGCTATGGCGGTGGCCGTGGCGCGCAGGGTGGTGGCGGCCAGCAGGGCGGCGCCGCGCGCCGTCCGCAACAGCCGGCCTCGAATGGCTTCGAGGACATGGACGACGATATTCCGTTCTGA
- a CDS encoding LysE family translocator, producing the protein MPDLLLFLLTSVAVTVAPGPDNLQVLARGMAQGRRAGLVAALGFSVGCLFHTVVAAVGLAAVLRSSPLAFQLIKYAGAAYLIWIGIQALRAKGGLAQASAVDAVPLARVFRQSVLGNMLNPKVTLFFLVFLPQFVRADAAHPGLQFLLLGVVFMLQTAVVFSLFGLCAGWLGAWLRRRPATGRWLDRAAGAVFVGLGIKVALP; encoded by the coding sequence ATGCCTGACTTGCTTCTGTTCCTGCTGACCTCCGTCGCCGTGACCGTGGCCCCCGGGCCGGACAACCTGCAGGTGCTGGCGCGCGGCATGGCGCAGGGACGGCGCGCGGGGCTGGTGGCGGCGCTGGGGTTTTCGGTCGGCTGCCTGTTCCATACCGTGGTCGCCGCGGTGGGGCTGGCAGCGGTGCTGCGCTCGTCGCCGCTGGCGTTCCAGCTGATCAAGTACGCCGGCGCCGCCTACCTGATCTGGATCGGCATCCAGGCGCTGCGGGCGAAGGGCGGGCTGGCGCAGGCCAGCGCCGTCGATGCCGTGCCGCTGGCGCGCGTGTTCCGCCAGAGCGTGCTGGGCAACATGCTGAACCCCAAGGTAACGCTGTTCTTCCTGGTGTTCCTGCCGCAGTTCGTGCGCGCCGATGCCGCGCATCCCGGCCTGCAGTTCCTGTTGCTGGGCGTGGTCTTCATGCTGCAGACCGCGGTGGTGTTCTCGCTGTTCGGGCTGTGCGCGGGCTGGCTGGGCGCCTGGTTGCGCCGGCGGCCGGCCACCGGGCGCTGGCTGGACCGCGCCGCGGGGGCCGTCTTCGTCGGGCTCGGCATCAAGGTCGCGCTGCCCTGA
- the uvrA gene encoding excinuclease ABC subunit UvrA codes for MEEIKIRGARTHNLKNINLDLPRNRLIVITGLSGSGKSSLAFDTLYAEGQRRYVESLSAYARQFLQLMEKPDVDLIEGLSPAISIEQKATSHNPRSTVGTVTEIHDYLRLLYARAGTPYCPDHNLPLQAQSVSQMVDAALALPEDTRLMILAPVVVDRKGEHSDLFDSMQAQGFVRFRIRSGGGTAHEAEARVYEVDQLPKLKKTEKHSIDVVVDRVKVRADIKQRLAESFETALRLADGRALALEMDSGKEHTFSSRFACPICSYSLQELEPRLFSFNNPMGACPSCDGLGQITFFDPKRVVAFPNLSLSSGAIKGWDRRNQFYFQMLQSLAAYYDFDTETPFEDLPEKVQQVVLHGSGELEIPFTYINERGRTTVREHVFEGIIPNLERRYRETDSVAVREELAKYQNNQPCPACHGTRLRTEARHVKLGEGEQARAIFEINGWPLRDALTYFLTLDMHGAKREIADKIVKEITARLNFLNNVGLDYLSLERSADTLSGGEAQRIRLASQIGSGLTGVMYVLDEPSIGLHQRDNDRLIGTLKHLRDIGNSVLVVEHDEDMIRACDYVVDIGPGAGVHGGMIVAEGTPRQIEASPASLTGQYLSGQRRIEVPKQRAAPDEERLLRIVNASGNNLRNVTAEVPVGLLTCITGVSGSGKSTLINDTLYHAVARHLYGSTPEPAAHDRIDGLEHFDKVINVDQSPIGRTPRSNPATYTGLFTPIRELFAGVPSAKERGYDPGRFSFNVKGGRCESCQGDGVLKVEMHFLPDVYVPCDVCHGKRYNRETLEVLYKGRNISEVLELTVEQAHEFFSAVPVVRRKLQTLLDVGLGYIRLGQSATTLSGGEAQRVKLSLELSKRDTGRTLYILDEPTTGLHFHDIELLLKVIHKLRDQGNTVVIIEHNLDVIKTADWLIDMGPEGGAGGGQVIARGTPEAVAKSKASFTGKYLKPLLAR; via the coding sequence ATGGAAGAAATCAAGATCCGTGGGGCGCGTACCCACAACCTGAAGAACATCAATCTCGACCTGCCGCGCAACCGGCTGATCGTGATCACGGGTCTGTCCGGTTCGGGCAAGTCCTCGCTGGCCTTCGACACGCTCTATGCCGAGGGCCAGCGCCGCTATGTGGAGTCGCTCTCCGCCTACGCCCGCCAGTTCCTGCAGCTGATGGAGAAGCCCGATGTCGACCTGATCGAGGGGCTGTCGCCGGCGATTTCGATCGAGCAGAAGGCGACCAGCCACAACCCGCGCTCGACCGTCGGCACCGTCACCGAGATCCACGACTACCTGCGCCTGCTGTACGCGCGCGCCGGCACCCCCTACTGCCCCGACCACAACCTGCCGCTGCAGGCGCAGAGCGTGTCGCAGATGGTGGACGCGGCGCTGGCGCTGCCGGAAGACACCAGGCTGATGATCCTGGCGCCGGTGGTGGTCGACCGCAAGGGCGAGCACTCGGACCTGTTCGACAGCATGCAGGCGCAGGGCTTCGTGCGCTTCCGCATCCGCTCGGGCGGCGGCACCGCGCATGAGGCCGAGGCCAGGGTGTATGAGGTCGACCAGCTGCCCAAGCTGAAGAAGACCGAGAAGCACAGCATCGACGTGGTGGTCGACCGCGTGAAGGTCCGCGCCGACATCAAGCAGCGCCTGGCCGAATCGTTCGAGACCGCACTGCGCCTGGCCGACGGCCGCGCGCTGGCGCTGGAGATGGACAGCGGCAAGGAGCACACCTTCAGCTCGCGCTTTGCCTGCCCGATCTGCTCGTACTCGCTGCAGGAGCTGGAGCCGCGGCTGTTCTCGTTCAACAACCCGATGGGCGCCTGCCCCAGCTGCGACGGGCTGGGGCAGATCACCTTCTTCGATCCGAAGCGCGTGGTGGCCTTCCCCAACCTGTCGCTGTCTTCGGGCGCGATCAAGGGCTGGGACCGGCGCAACCAGTTCTACTTCCAGATGCTGCAAAGCCTGGCGGCCTACTACGACTTCGACACCGAGACGCCGTTCGAGGATCTGCCGGAAAAGGTGCAGCAGGTGGTGCTGCACGGCTCGGGCGAGCTGGAAATCCCGTTCACCTATATCAACGAACGCGGCCGCACCACGGTGCGCGAGCATGTGTTCGAAGGCATCATCCCCAACCTGGAACGCCGCTACCGCGAGACCGACTCCGTCGCGGTGCGCGAGGAACTGGCCAAGTACCAGAACAACCAGCCCTGCCCGGCCTGCCACGGCACCCGGCTGCGCACCGAGGCGCGCCACGTCAAGCTGGGCGAGGGCGAGCAGGCGCGCGCCATCTTCGAGATCAACGGCTGGCCGCTGCGCGATGCGCTCACCTACTTCCTGACGCTTGACATGCACGGCGCCAAGCGCGAGATCGCCGACAAGATCGTCAAGGAGATCACCGCGCGGCTGAACTTCCTCAACAACGTCGGGCTGGACTACCTGTCGCTGGAGCGCAGCGCCGATACGCTGTCGGGCGGCGAGGCCCAGCGCATCCGGCTGGCGTCGCAGATCGGCTCGGGCCTGACCGGCGTGATGTACGTGCTCGACGAGCCCTCGATCGGCCTGCACCAGCGCGACAACGACCGCCTGATCGGCACGCTCAAGCATCTGCGCGACATCGGCAACTCGGTGCTGGTGGTCGAGCACGACGAGGACATGATCCGCGCCTGCGACTACGTGGTCGATATCGGCCCCGGCGCGGGCGTGCACGGCGGCATGATCGTGGCCGAGGGCACGCCGCGTCAGATCGAGGCGTCGCCGGCATCGCTGACCGGACAGTACCTGTCCGGGCAGCGCCGCATCGAAGTGCCGAAGCAGCGTGCCGCCCCGGACGAAGAGCGGCTGCTGCGCATCGTCAACGCCAGCGGCAACAACCTGCGCAACGTCACCGCCGAGGTGCCGGTGGGCCTGCTGACCTGCATTACCGGCGTGTCCGGCTCGGGCAAGTCGACCCTGATCAACGACACGCTCTACCACGCGGTGGCGCGCCACCTGTACGGCTCGACCCCGGAGCCGGCGGCGCACGACCGCATCGACGGGCTGGAGCACTTCGACAAGGTCATCAACGTCGACCAGAGCCCGATCGGCCGCACCCCGCGCTCGAACCCGGCCACCTACACCGGCCTGTTCACGCCGATCCGCGAGCTGTTCGCAGGCGTGCCGTCGGCCAAGGAGCGCGGGTACGATCCGGGCCGGTTCTCGTTCAACGTCAAGGGCGGGCGCTGCGAGTCTTGCCAGGGCGATGGCGTGCTCAAGGTCGAGATGCACTTCCTGCCCGACGTGTACGTGCCCTGCGACGTCTGCCACGGCAAGCGCTACAACCGCGAGACGCTGGAGGTGCTGTACAAGGGCAGGAACATCTCCGAGGTGCTCGAGCTGACCGTCGAGCAGGCGCACGAGTTCTTCAGCGCGGTGCCGGTGGTGCGGCGCAAGCTGCAGACGCTGCTCGACGTGGGCCTGGGCTATATCCGGCTGGGGCAGTCGGCGACCACGCTGTCGGGCGGCGAGGCGCAGCGCGTCAAGCTGTCGCTGGAACTGTCCAAGCGCGACACCGGACGCACGCTCTATATCCTGGACGAGCCCACCACGGGCCTGCACTTCCACGATATCGAGCTGCTGCTCAAGGTCATCCACAAGCTGCGCGACCAGGGCAATACCGTCGTCATCATCGAGCACAACCTCGACGTCATCAAGACCGCCGACTGGCTGATCGACATGGGCCCGGAGGGCGGCGCGGGCGGCGGGCAGGTGATTGCGCGCGGCACGCCGGAGGCGGTGGCGAAGAGCAAGGCCAGCTTTACGGGGAAGTATCTGAAGCCGTTGTTGGCGCGGTAG
- a CDS encoding MFS transporter has product MPSIPSSSPETGAADASQAPARERMTRAELRAAVSLASIFALRMLGLFLILPVFAEYARTLPDGQDAQRVGLAMGIYGLMQAFLHIPLGWLSDRVGRKPVMVGGLLLFIAGGLVAAFSDTLSGIIAGRALQGMGAISAAITACIADLTRERHRTKAMAMVGGSIGLTFALSLVIASPLLHGIGMSGIFGLMSVLGLVAIGVTVFLVPTPPPPHPVRLPLRKVLLNGDLARLNVGVLALHASQVAMFMVVPAMLADAGMPLDQHWKVYLPVVLVSFVLMLGPMMAAERYGRVRPVLLGAVALMTAVQLLFAAVHGLWAIVGVLLLFFVAFNVLEAMQPSLVSRYAAGARGAALGVYNTTQALGLFLGGAAGGWLLKHEGRNAVFVGCAAVLLLWLIIAWSMKAPPARGQEAAPATAA; this is encoded by the coding sequence ATGCCGTCGATCCCTTCTTCTTCCCCGGAAACGGGTGCCGCCGACGCATCCCAGGCCCCCGCGCGCGAACGCATGACGCGCGCCGAGCTGCGCGCCGCGGTGTCGCTGGCCAGCATTTTTGCGCTGCGCATGCTGGGCCTGTTCCTGATCCTGCCGGTCTTCGCCGAATACGCCCGGACCCTGCCCGACGGGCAGGACGCGCAGCGCGTGGGCCTGGCCATGGGCATCTACGGCCTGATGCAGGCGTTCCTGCATATCCCGCTGGGCTGGCTGTCCGACCGCGTCGGGCGCAAGCCGGTGATGGTGGGCGGGCTGCTGCTGTTTATCGCCGGCGGCCTGGTGGCCGCGTTCTCCGACACGCTGTCCGGCATCATCGCCGGGCGCGCGCTGCAGGGCATGGGGGCGATCTCCGCCGCCATCACCGCCTGCATCGCCGACCTGACCCGCGAGCGCCATCGCACCAAGGCGATGGCGATGGTGGGCGGCAGCATCGGGCTGACCTTTGCGCTGTCGCTGGTGATCGCCTCGCCGCTGCTGCACGGCATCGGCATGTCCGGCATCTTCGGGCTGATGTCGGTGCTGGGCCTGGTCGCCATCGGCGTGACCGTGTTCCTGGTGCCGACTCCGCCGCCGCCGCACCCGGTGCGGCTGCCGTTGCGCAAGGTGCTGCTCAACGGCGACCTGGCGCGGCTCAATGTCGGCGTGCTGGCGCTGCACGCGTCGCAAGTGGCGATGTTCATGGTGGTGCCGGCGATGCTGGCCGATGCCGGCATGCCGCTGGACCAGCACTGGAAGGTCTACCTGCCGGTGGTGCTGGTGTCCTTCGTGCTGATGCTGGGCCCGATGATGGCGGCCGAGCGCTATGGCCGGGTGCGCCCGGTGCTGCTGGGCGCGGTCGCGCTGATGACCGCGGTGCAGCTGCTGTTTGCCGCGGTGCACGGGCTGTGGGCGATCGTCGGGGTCTTGCTGCTGTTCTTCGTCGCCTTCAACGTGCTGGAGGCGATGCAGCCGTCGCTGGTGTCGCGCTACGCCGCGGGCGCGCGCGGCGCCGCGCTCGGCGTCTACAACACCACCCAGGCGCTGGGCCTGTTCCTGGGCGGTGCCGCGGGCGGCTGGCTGCTCAAGCACGAGGGCCGCAATGCCGTGTTCGTCGGCTGCGCGGCGGTGCTGTTGCTGTGGCTTATAATCGCCTGGAGCATGAAGGCGCCGCCGGCGCGCGGTCAGGAAGCCGCACCGGCGACCGCGGCCTGA
- a CDS encoding adenine phosphoribosyltransferase, with the protein MADSIIQSPDLGDVTGYLRDRIRTVPDWPQPGVMFRDITPLLQNPKTLRVLIDVFVHRYMDARLDLVAGIDARGFILGAIVAYELNLGFVPIRKKGKLPFQTVAEEYELEYGSATVEIHADACQAGDRVLLVDDLIATGGTMMAGRKLLERLGATVVEGAAIVDLPELGGSKLLHGAGLPLFTVCKFEGH; encoded by the coding sequence ATGGCAGATTCCATCATCCAGTCCCCCGACCTCGGCGACGTCACCGGCTACCTGCGCGACCGCATCCGTACGGTGCCGGACTGGCCCCAGCCCGGCGTGATGTTCCGCGACATCACGCCGCTGCTGCAGAACCCCAAGACCCTGCGCGTGCTGATCGACGTGTTCGTGCACCGCTATATGGACGCGCGGCTCGACCTGGTCGCGGGCATCGACGCGCGCGGCTTTATCCTGGGCGCGATCGTCGCGTACGAGCTGAACCTGGGCTTCGTGCCGATCCGCAAGAAGGGCAAGCTGCCGTTCCAGACCGTGGCCGAGGAATACGAACTGGAATACGGCAGCGCCACGGTCGAGATCCATGCCGATGCCTGCCAGGCCGGCGACCGCGTGCTGCTGGTCGACGACCTGATCGCCACCGGCGGCACCATGATGGCCGGGCGCAAGCTGCTGGAGCGCCTGGGCGCGACCGTGGTGGAGGGCGCCGCCATCGTCGACCTGCCCGAGCTGGGCGGATCGAAGCTGCTGCACGGCGCCGGGTTGCCGTTGTTTACCGTGTGCAAGTTCGAGGGGCACTGA
- a CDS encoding adenosine-specific kinase: MELTVVPVTKPEATNFIFGHSHFIKTVEDLHEALVGTVPRIRFGLAFCEASGKRLVRWSGTDEQLIDMACENARAIGAGHSFLIFLGDGFFPVNVLGAVRAVPEVCRIYCATANPTQVIVAQTDAGRGVVGVIDGASPLGIETEADVAERKELLRKFGYKL; this comes from the coding sequence ATGGAACTGACGGTCGTACCGGTCACCAAGCCGGAAGCCACCAACTTTATCTTCGGCCATTCGCATTTCATCAAGACCGTGGAAGACCTGCACGAAGCGCTGGTGGGCACCGTGCCCCGCATCCGTTTCGGGCTGGCGTTCTGCGAGGCCTCGGGCAAGCGACTGGTGCGCTGGTCGGGCACCGACGAGCAGCTGATCGACATGGCCTGCGAGAACGCGCGCGCCATCGGCGCGGGCCACAGCTTCCTGATCTTCCTGGGCGACGGCTTCTTCCCGGTAAACGTGCTGGGCGCGGTGCGAGCCGTGCCGGAGGTGTGCCGGATCTACTGCGCGACCGCGAACCCGACGCAGGTGATCGTGGCGCAAACCGATGCCGGGCGCGGCGTGGTGGGGGTGATCGACGGCGCCTCGCCGCTGGGTATCGAGACCGAGGCAGATGTGGCGGAACGAAAAGAGCTATTGCGCAAGTTCGGCTACAAGCTGTAG
- a CDS encoding DJ-1/PfpI family protein yields MAKKILMLVGDYAEDYETMVPFQALQMVGHSVDAVCPDKRAGDACATAIHDFEGDQTYSEKRGHNFTLNATFAEINPAGYDALVIPGGRAPEYLRLNARVLEIVRHFAQAGKPIAAVCHGAQLLAAAGVLEGKTCSAYPACAPEVKLAGGTYAEIPVDQAHTDGNLVTAPAWPAHPAWLAQFLAVLGTRIVH; encoded by the coding sequence ATGGCAAAAAAGATTCTGATGCTGGTGGGCGACTATGCCGAAGACTACGAAACCATGGTGCCGTTCCAGGCGCTGCAGATGGTGGGCCACAGCGTCGATGCCGTGTGCCCCGACAAGCGGGCAGGCGACGCGTGCGCCACCGCGATCCATGATTTCGAGGGCGACCAGACCTACAGCGAGAAGCGCGGCCACAACTTCACCCTCAACGCCACCTTTGCCGAGATCAACCCGGCCGGCTACGACGCGCTGGTCATCCCGGGCGGGCGCGCCCCCGAATACCTGCGCCTGAACGCGCGCGTGCTGGAGATCGTGCGGCACTTCGCCCAGGCGGGCAAGCCGATTGCCGCGGTGTGCCATGGCGCCCAGCTGCTGGCGGCAGCGGGCGTGCTGGAAGGCAAGACCTGCTCCGCCTACCCGGCCTGCGCGCCGGAAGTGAAGCTGGCCGGCGGCACCTACGCCGAGATCCCGGTCGACCAGGCCCATACCGACGGCAACCTCGTCACCGCCCCGGCCTGGCCGGCGCATCCGGCCTGGCTGGCGCAGTTTCTTGCGGTGCTGGGCACGCGGATCGTACATTAG
- a CDS encoding histidine phosphatase family protein, which yields MPAFCRLLALLAIVPTLAAAQVAPASQREIAVSELRHPNVVVVLRHASAPGVGDPPGFRLADCATQRNLDTRGREQAARLGASWKAAGFRPTQVWSSAWCRCQDTARLIGLGPVQVQPLLNSFFGADAQRRDAQVAQLSRLIDGLHSRGGPYLMVTHQVVITALTGHGADSGGGVVIELPQGGTARRTRVLPAAGLD from the coding sequence ATGCCCGCCTTTTGCCGATTGCTTGCCCTGCTTGCCATCGTCCCGACGCTTGCCGCCGCGCAGGTCGCTCCGGCATCACAGCGCGAGATCGCGGTGAGTGAGTTGCGGCACCCGAATGTCGTGGTGGTGCTGCGCCATGCCAGCGCGCCGGGCGTGGGCGATCCGCCCGGGTTCCGGCTGGCGGATTGCGCCACCCAGCGCAACCTCGACACGCGCGGACGCGAGCAGGCGGCGCGGCTGGGAGCGAGCTGGAAGGCGGCCGGCTTCCGGCCGACGCAGGTATGGAGCAGCGCCTGGTGCCGCTGCCAGGACACCGCGCGGCTGATCGGGCTGGGACCGGTGCAGGTGCAGCCGCTGCTCAATTCATTCTTCGGCGCGGATGCGCAGCGCCGCGACGCGCAGGTCGCGCAACTGTCGCGGCTGATCGACGGTCTCCACTCCCGCGGCGGGCCTTACCTGATGGTCACGCACCAGGTGGTGATCACCGCGCTGACAGGCCATGGCGCCGACAGCGGCGGGGGTGTGGTGATCGAATTGCCGCAGGGTGGCACGGCGCGGCGCACGCGCGTGCTGCCGGCCGCCGGGCTGGATTGA